The following proteins are encoded in a genomic region of Rissa tridactyla isolate bRisTri1 chromosome 5, bRisTri1.patW.cur.20221130, whole genome shotgun sequence:
- the GAR1 gene encoding H/ACA ribonucleoprotein complex subunit 1 isoform X2, producing MSFRGRGGGGGRGGGFNRGGGGGGDRGGFNRGGRGGFGRGGGRGGFNRGGYDQGPPERVVLLGEFMHPCEDDIVCKCKTEENKVPYFNAPVYLDNKEQIGKVDEIFGQLRDFYFSVKLSENMKASSFKKMQKFYIDPAKLLPLQRFLPRPPGEKGAPRGGGRGGRGGGRGGGRGGGRGKIPRKQATECWGILVWSGLFGWFFLVFFFFLRGCWFLVLFFFCNAAVEYLNINSCIGKRIVMHISV from the exons ATGTCTTTTCGTGgacgaggaggtggaggaggaagaggaggtggctTCAATCGtggaggaggtggcggcggcgACAGAGGTGGCTTTAATCGTGGTGGACGAGGTGGCTTTGGACGGGGAGGTGGACGAGGAGGCTTCAACAGAGGCGGATATGACCAGGGGCCTCCAGAAAGGGTAGTTT taTTGGGAGAGTTCATGCATCCGTGTGAAGATGACATTGTTTGtaaatgtaaaacagaagaaaacaaggtgCCTTATTTCAATGCCCCAGTGTACTTGGATAATAAGGAACAGATTGGCAAAGTCGATGAAATCTTTGGACAGCTAAGAGATTTT tatttttcagtgaaactgtCTGAGAACATGAAAgcctcttcatttaaaaaaatgcaaaag TTTTACATTGATCCAGCAAAGCTGCTACCCCTTCAGAGATTTTTGCCAAGGCCTCCTGGAGAAAAAGGTGCTCCCAGAGGAGGTGGTAGAGGAGGACGTGGTGGTGGacgtggaggaggaagaggcggtGGTAGAGGTAAGATCCCAAGAAAGCAAGCTACAGAATGTTGGGGTATTTTGGTGTGGAGTGggttgtttgggtggttttttttggttttttttttttttttgagggggtgctggtttttggttttgttttttttttgtaatgctgcAGTTGAGTACTTGAATATCAACAGTTGTATTGGAAAGAGAATTGTCATGCATATTTCTGTTTGA
- the GAR1 gene encoding H/ACA ribonucleoprotein complex subunit 1 isoform X1 → MSFRGRGGGGGRGGGFNRGGGGGGDRGGFNRGGRGGFGRGGGRGGFNRGGYDQGPPERVVLLGEFMHPCEDDIVCKCKTEENKVPYFNAPVYLDNKEQIGKVDEIFGQLRDFYFSVKLSENMKASSFKKMQKFYIDPAKLLPLQRFLPRPPGEKGAPRGGGRGGRGGGRGGGRGGGRGGFRGGRGGGGGFRGGRGGGGGGFRGGRGGGGGFRGKGY, encoded by the exons ATGTCTTTTCGTGgacgaggaggtggaggaggaagaggaggtggctTCAATCGtggaggaggtggcggcggcgACAGAGGTGGCTTTAATCGTGGTGGACGAGGTGGCTTTGGACGGGGAGGTGGACGAGGAGGCTTCAACAGAGGCGGATATGACCAGGGGCCTCCAGAAAGGGTAGTTT taTTGGGAGAGTTCATGCATCCGTGTGAAGATGACATTGTTTGtaaatgtaaaacagaagaaaacaaggtgCCTTATTTCAATGCCCCAGTGTACTTGGATAATAAGGAACAGATTGGCAAAGTCGATGAAATCTTTGGACAGCTAAGAGATTTT tatttttcagtgaaactgtCTGAGAACATGAAAgcctcttcatttaaaaaaatgcaaaag TTTTACATTGATCCAGCAAAGCTGCTACCCCTTCAGAGATTTTTGCCAAGGCCTCCTGGAGAAAAAGGTGCTCCCAGAGGAGGTGGTAGAGGAGGACGTGGTGGTGGacgtggaggaggaagaggcggtGGTAGAG GAGGattcagaggaggaagaggtggaggaggaggattcagaggaggaagaggtggaggaggaggaggattcagaggaggaagaggtggcgGAGGAGGCTTTCGAG GAAAAGGGTATTAA